The Halobacillus ihumii genomic sequence TCAGGGAATTCTACCAGATTGAGAAGAAGGTAACGGTTCGCCAATACGAAGCAATACCTGAACAACCAATGGGGAAACAACTTCAGGTAGACTGGGGTGAAACAAAACAGAAGACAACGGAGAGCAAAGAGATCAAGTTGTATTTCATTGCGTTTGTCCTCGCTCACTCCAGACAGAAGTATATGGAATGGCAAACAAGGCCATTTACCACGAGAGATGCGATCCGATGTCATGAAAATGCATTTCAATTCTATGGAGGATGTCCAGAAGAAATCGTATACGATCAGGATCACTTAATTACAGTGAGTGAAAATGCAGGACAGCTGCTTTTAACAGCTGAGTTTCAAAGTTATGTGAATGAACGTAAGTTTAAGGTTCATTTGTGCAGAAGAGCTGATCCGGAGTCTAAAGGTATGATTGAAAATGTAGTGAAGTACATAAAAGGTAATTTCGCAGACAGTCGAGTGTTCAGTGATATAGAGGATTGGAATCAGCGGGGGCTACAATGGCTAATGCGTACCGGAAATTATCAAGTTCATCAGACAACAAAAAAAAGACCAGCTGAAGTGTTTCTCGTCGAAAAGCAACACTTAAAGCCAGTCTCTTCCCTACTTTCATATGAAAGTACCAATAATCAAAGTATAACAAGAAGTGTAAGCAAGGACAATACAATCCGGTATAAGTCCAATCGATATTCCGTCCCTCTCGGGACTTATCAAACAAACGCTGATAACCATGTTTTGATTGAAGTTACAGGTGAAGAACCACCGACGCTCGTGATTCGAAAAGAAGCAGAAAGTGAAATCATTGCGGAACACGTTATCAGCTTAGAAAAAGGGAAACTCATTCAAAATCGCAATCATATCCGTGATCGATCCAAAGGTGTTGAAGAGTTTAAACGACGTTTGATCTCCTTTTTTGAAAATAAAACACAGGCATCTGGTTACTTTGATGAGATCAGCCAAAGATACCCAAGGTATCGTCGAGACCAGTTTGCGATCATTCATCAGGTCATCAAACAGTATCCAACGGTAATCGAGACCGTATTGACCAAGTGTATGAGAGAAAAGCTGTTTAGTGCAAATGACTTTCGTGATATGGCCAAGCACATTAATAGATTGCCTCATGAGCCGGTAAAAGAGGCAAAATCCTTTTATACCTATCCCGCAAAATATAGTCACATTAAGACCTCTACCCGTTCTATAAATGCTTATACCAGCATATTAGGAGGTCTATCATGATGAAGAAGACCGTGAATGAATTACAAGATCAATTTCGTCAGTTACGTCTATCAGAAACTGCGGAGGAGCTTCCACAGCTTCTTCGCGAAGCTGAAAAATCTTCATGGACCTACTTAGAATTCTTAGAATCTATTACGCGATATGAACTAGCAAAACGGGAAGCCAAAAGCTTTGAAAAAAGAATGAAATGGGCACGATTCCCTTTCGTGAAGTCATTAGATGAGTTTGAACTGAATGGTCAAAACGTGCTGACTGCCCGCCAGCTAACACAACTCAGAGAATTAAGCTGGCTGGAACAGCAGTATAACCTAATTATTCTTGGGCCACCTGGCATTGGGAAAACGTACATCGCAATTGGATTGGGTCTCGAAGCTGTTTCCAGAGGATTCAACGTTTACTTCGCTACAATGGGTGAGCTTGTACAGCTCTTAAAGACGGAAGAATATCTGAACAAATCAAAGGTACAACTGAAACGAATGAGAAACGCTGACCTTGTGATTATTGATGATTTGATGTACATGGCGATGGATCAGCGAGAGGCAAATCTGTTTTTCCATTTGATTAACCATTTATACGAACGAAGTTCGATCATCTTAACCTCAAATAAAAGTCCAGAGGAATGGGGGAATCTGATTGGTGATCAGGGGATTACTGATCAGGGGATTACGACAGCGATTTTAGATCGTTTACTCCATCGTGTGGAAGTTATACAGGGCGGAGAGAATGAGGAAAGTTATCGTATGAAAAACAGAAAAAGCATCTTTTAAGCTGAAGTGTAAAAGGGAAACGAGCAAAAAGTGTAAAATTCAACTTGACGTCTACAGTGGTGCGCAACCAAATGGACTTTTACTAAATCCTGTGGGACGTTCAAATTACGAGCAACATTGACTCGAACTGATGGCTCGATCAATTCAACATTTCCAATTCCTATTGTTAGCATATCCTTCGTAAATTCATGCCCCATTGCTCTTACCTCACTCCTGAAGAATTTTCACGAGAGCAACAGTATTCGTATGTTCTATTAATGGATCGCTACAGCCCCCTTATCATCACTTGCACAATATGTTACTCTAATATATTCGAAAAATAGGACATAAATCCGAATAAATTGGGGGTTATTTAACAAATGTTATAAAAACAATGTCACAGAAAGAGGCGAAAAGATGACAAGAGCAATAGAAGCGATTACGAGTGTTGTAAGAAGTTTGGTCGACGATGAACCAAAACAAATCCCATCTTTCGTAATGGTCACCGTATTACTAGACTTATCATACTGGATATAGTTTCCTTTGAAATAAAGCACATCTCCGTAATCAGACACCCCCAAAAGCAGACCAGATCCATTTGTGAAAGTATCTTCTTTTATAGCTAACATCAAGGCAATATAAATCAAACATAAAAAGACCGGAATTCTATACGCTAACGAATTCTGGTTCAGTCAACGCGCCCGTTTGAAACTGAAATAAGTTACTTCGTACTATTTTAAATACCCCAGCTTACTCATTACTTGCCAGAAGTGCGAGTTGTTCATTAACGTTTTTATTCATGACACCACCATGATAACAAATAATTGTTTCAATATCGTAGTGAGTAAGTTTTTCAATGGATGATTTTGCCTCATCCATATCAATTGTTGTTTCTGATGCAGCAAGTTGTAACTGTCCGTCTATAATACATACCGCATCACCAGTAACTAGTGTTTTACTCGGTTGGTGGTATAAACTGATATGCCCTGGTGTATGTCCAGGCGTTTCAATTATTGTTATGCCGCCACAATAAGAAAGTTCATCACCTTCCTCAATAGTTTCATTGACGGGTACACTAACGTTAAATTGTTGTCTAGATTGAGCCATGCTCTTTCTAAACTTTTCTGGAAACATTGATAAAAATTGAGGCAATCGCTCAGGTGTAAGTTTCATCAATGTTTTGTCACCTTCAATATAAGGTTGCTCTTTTTTATGTGCGTAGATTTCTACAGGATGAGGGACATAATTTATAACATCTCGTAAACTACCAATATGATCAAAGTCTTGATGTGTGATGATAATCTTTGTTATTTCCTTTAAAGATAAACCTATTTTTTCAAATTCATCTTGAATACATTGCAATTGATTGGGTGTACCCGTGTCTCCTTTATTCCGGAAATGCGCCCGTTCGTAATATAAGGTTAGCCAGATTTTTTACTGGTTGACCTTTTTTAATATGGTCTTATTATTAACGGTAGTCGGGGTAGAACGTAGCGCCCGTGGGGCTAAGATCCCGTCCGCAAAACTGTTCACCCCCTACTTGTATAAACGTGTTTCAGGCTGGTTGGGACAATGATCCCGTTTAACAAGCGAACCTACGACGTTACAAGAAGCCTTAGGGGATACCGACATTACGTACATTTAAAGGAGGAGAAATCGTATGAATCCAGTCATTGGTCTGGATGTTGCCAAAGGGGAAAGTCAGATTCAAGCGTTTTTAGATAAGGGAGAGCCTTATCGTAAAAGTTTTAGTATCCTGCATAATGTTAAAGAGCTTAATAAATTTCTTGACTTCTTAAAGGAGATTGAGTCTCTAGCTGGGGGAAAACCTTCGGTTATTTTGGAATCGACTGGACACTACCATACTCCTATTATTCAATTTTTAGAGGAACAACAATATATGTATATTATTGTTAATCCATTGATTGCACATCGAGCGAAAAGTTCAAGTTTGCGAAAGGTGAAAACAGATGCCATAGATGCCTACAACCTGTGTGAGCTTTATTATAAAGAGGAACTGGAACCTAGTAAGAAAAGAGGGATCCGCCTCTTAAACCTTCGTAATCTAACAAGACAGCACGAAACTATTTCAAGTGT encodes the following:
- the istA gene encoding IS21 family transposase yields the protein MLYLKIKDLYKRKFKVAQIAKELKISRPTVYKYLEMTFDEAKAYTELPIGKKKKLDSYKDWILAWLEEYPHLSAAQIHDWLLERYPNLAVGGSTVRSYVKDIREFYQIEKKVTVRQYEAIPEQPMGKQLQVDWGETKQKTTESKEIKLYFIAFVLAHSRQKYMEWQTRPFTTRDAIRCHENAFQFYGGCPEEIVYDQDHLITVSENAGQLLLTAEFQSYVNERKFKVHLCRRADPESKGMIENVVKYIKGNFADSRVFSDIEDWNQRGLQWLMRTGNYQVHQTTKKRPAEVFLVEKQHLKPVSSLLSYESTNNQSITRSVSKDNTIRYKSNRYSVPLGTYQTNADNHVLIEVTGEEPPTLVIRKEAESEIIAEHVISLEKGKLIQNRNHIRDRSKGVEEFKRRLISFFENKTQASGYFDEISQRYPRYRRDQFAIIHQVIKQYPTVIETVLTKCMREKLFSANDFRDMAKHINRLPHEPVKEAKSFYTYPAKYSHIKTSTRSINAYTSILGGLS
- the istB gene encoding IS21-like element helper ATPase IstB yields the protein MKKTVNELQDQFRQLRLSETAEELPQLLREAEKSSWTYLEFLESITRYELAKREAKSFEKRMKWARFPFVKSLDEFELNGQNVLTARQLTQLRELSWLEQQYNLIILGPPGIGKTYIAIGLGLEAVSRGFNVYFATMGELVQLLKTEEYLNKSKVQLKRMRNADLVIIDDLMYMAMDQREANLFFHLINHLYERSSIILTSNKSPEEWGNLIGDQGITDQGITTAILDRLLHRVEVIQGGENEESYRMKNRKSIF
- a CDS encoding MBL fold metallo-hydrolase, producing the protein MWLTLYYERAHFRNKGDTGTPNQLQCIQDEFEKIGLSLKEITKIIITHQDFDHIGSLRDVINYVPHPVEIYAHKKEQPYIEGDKTLMKLTPERLPQFLSMFPEKFRKSMAQSRQQFNVSVPVNETIEEGDELSYCGGITIIETPGHTPGHISLYHQPSKTLVTGDAVCIIDGQLQLAASETTIDMDEAKSSIEKLTHYDIETIICYHGGVMNKNVNEQLALLASNE